The following proteins are co-located in the Microbulbifer sp. VAAF005 genome:
- a CDS encoding alpha/beta hydrolase yields the protein MIKEERIPTKDGIQLGAKLFTPNEEPKAGIIINSAMAVKQSFYWDFASFLAQNGYLVLTYDYRGIGKSSVANQRDKRLTLSAWGENDLEAVIDWCGKHSKALVWHCVCHSVGGQILGLASNNTQLSSVYCVSAQSGFWRLWGLSISQS from the coding sequence ATGATTAAAGAAGAGAGAATCCCAACCAAAGATGGGATACAGCTTGGGGCCAAGCTTTTTACGCCCAATGAGGAGCCAAAAGCGGGCATTATCATTAACTCTGCTATGGCTGTGAAGCAAAGTTTCTATTGGGATTTCGCCAGCTTTTTAGCCCAGAATGGCTACTTGGTTCTGACTTATGACTACCGGGGCATTGGGAAGTCTTCTGTCGCCAACCAGAGAGACAAACGGCTGACTTTGAGTGCTTGGGGAGAGAATGATCTGGAGGCGGTAATTGACTGGTGTGGTAAACACTCTAAAGCGCTGGTTTGGCATTGTGTTTGTCACAGTGTCGGTGGACAAATCCTAGGTCTTGCATCAAATAATACTCAACTTTCAAGTGTGTACTGCGTATCAGCTCAAAGTGGCTTTTGGAGGCTTTGGGGGCTAAGCATCAGCCAAAGCTAG
- a CDS encoding glycosyltransferase family A protein produces MPCYNNADLLYNLLQGYSLQTFPKSHFELIIVDNNSQDPNIISCYNKFKNQLTVTLLFRHLLPDPFALNSARNLGVNIAKYDWCIFTDSDCIPSPST; encoded by the coding sequence ATGCCCTGTTACAACAACGCTGACCTCTTATATAACCTTCTGCAAGGCTATTCTTTACAAACATTTCCCAAAAGCCATTTTGAACTCATCATTGTAGACAACAACTCACAAGATCCCAATATCATTTCATGTTACAACAAATTCAAGAATCAACTAACTGTAACTTTACTATTTAGGCACCTTTTACCAGACCCATTTGCACTCAACTCGGCACGCAATTTAGGTGTTAATATTGCCAAATATGACTGGTGTATATTTACAGATAGTGACTGTATCCCCTCCCCCAGTACTTAA
- a CDS encoding DMT family transporter: MPSTYQNHSLGVGLALIGGMLMGCVGIAGKLGAGAGLSPFMLLAAQVVLLAPLSGMFLLMRQGLAGIKPVNPQILVLRSISGFVYFAAFYWALKGIPIADALVLESTNPFFAMLMAKVFLGHRVSTATIFLAILAFFGVCLILIQHSVQGIFNPYSLLALLAGVARAAGSITTGVAGRTEPPERIMFYFSVGMLVFSLSIVSWEGAKVETSSLWILAIPALLFVPQNLAYTIANRVAPAYLVGALFYSAILVGVLADRFIFGTEFGIRGVIGMGITVAAGLGLAWLRAKELK, encoded by the coding sequence TTGCCATCTACTTATCAAAATCATTCCCTGGGTGTTGGGCTAGCTCTTATCGGCGGAATGTTGATGGGCTGTGTCGGTATTGCCGGTAAGCTTGGTGCTGGCGCGGGCCTCAGTCCCTTTATGCTATTGGCTGCACAGGTCGTATTACTTGCTCCATTGTCGGGTATGTTTCTCCTGATGCGGCAAGGATTGGCGGGAATAAAGCCGGTGAATCCGCAAATCCTTGTTCTTCGCTCTATATCGGGTTTTGTCTATTTCGCTGCTTTCTACTGGGCACTGAAGGGAATACCAATCGCGGATGCGTTGGTACTTGAAAGCACGAATCCATTCTTCGCTATGTTGATGGCAAAGGTGTTTCTTGGCCACCGGGTTAGTACCGCCACAATCTTTTTAGCGATATTGGCATTCTTTGGCGTATGCCTAATTTTGATCCAGCATAGTGTTCAGGGCATTTTCAATCCCTACTCACTGCTTGCCTTGCTGGCGGGAGTGGCGCGTGCCGCAGGCAGTATCACAACGGGTGTTGCAGGTCGGACTGAACCGCCTGAGCGCATTATGTTCTATTTCTCTGTTGGGATGTTGGTCTTTAGTCTGTCTATTGTGTCCTGGGAGGGCGCGAAGGTGGAGACATCGTCTCTATGGATACTTGCGATTCCTGCACTGCTGTTTGTCCCCCAGAACCTAGCCTACACAATCGCTAACCGTGTCGCACCTGCTTACTTAGTGGGAGCACTGTTTTACAGTGCGATCCTCGTTGGTGTGTTAGCCGATCGATTTATCTTCGGCACGGAATTCGGTATCCGTGGTGTGATAGGCATGGGTATAACGGTTGCCGCTGGGCTCGGGTTGGCCTGGCTGCGGGCGAAAGAGCTTAAATAA
- a CDS encoding galactosyltransferase-related protein yields MTGIREFINSKDIVPSKIDSSGVYLSNFPRFNSSSNYGLSKDRRLGKIEHLPNTEHPWGHFYGCNMVFKKEHVIKAGLFDEKYDGTWGYDDIDLAYRVINNLKVRPIYMEKAVVYHQDKIDPAEAVNEKSIKLKDLKNPNYQYICKKIPGYYEFSNREFKRFGLTII; encoded by the coding sequence ATGACAGGAATAAGGGAATTTATTAATTCCAAAGACATAGTTCCGAGCAAAATAGATAGTAGTGGCGTATACCTCAGCAACTTCCCAAGGTTTAATAGTTCATCAAATTATGGGCTCAGTAAAGACAGGCGCTTGGGCAAAATTGAGCATCTACCGAACACAGAGCATCCTTGGGGTCATTTTTATGGCTGTAATATGGTGTTTAAGAAAGAGCATGTTATCAAAGCAGGCTTGTTTGATGAAAAGTATGATGGAACCTGGGGGTATGATGATATAGATCTAGCCTACCGGGTAATCAATAACCTTAAGGTAAGACCCATTTATATGGAAAAGGCTGTTGTATACCATCAAGATAAAATTGACCCAGCAGAGGCCGTGAACGAAAAAAGTATCAAACTCAAGGATCTAAAAAACCCGAACTATCAATATATATGCAAGAAAATCCCCGGATACTACGAATTTAGTAATCGTGAATTTAAGCGCTTTGGACTTACAATCATTTAA
- a CDS encoding energy transducer TonB has protein sequence MRVLALAFLAITFSGCTSNSVSFSDCTSYEQCPKMIYSLKASDESREAAKQKGEPVPLFSTPPIYPLQAVEEKIEGFVVVEFNVDVDGQVTDPKVVNSNPAGVFDESALAAVMHTRYEPLDQKYYGYGMKYNFDYPFESDHIVCRTDKVLGSRIKKAKVCVDRRKSNPLIDRIRSGTHH, from the coding sequence ATGAGAGTTCTGGCACTAGCCTTTCTTGCGATTACTTTTTCTGGCTGTACATCAAATAGTGTTTCATTTTCTGACTGCACATCATATGAGCAGTGCCCCAAAATGATATATTCACTTAAGGCATCGGATGAGTCTCGTGAAGCCGCAAAACAAAAAGGAGAGCCTGTCCCTTTATTTTCAACTCCTCCTATCTATCCATTACAGGCTGTAGAGGAAAAGATAGAGGGGTTTGTTGTTGTTGAATTTAATGTAGATGTAGACGGCCAAGTTACAGATCCGAAGGTGGTGAATTCCAATCCTGCTGGGGTTTTTGATGAGTCAGCATTGGCAGCTGTAATGCATACTAGGTATGAGCCATTAGATCAGAAATATTATGGGTATGGCATGAAGTATAATTTTGACTATCCATTTGAAAGTGATCATATAGTATGTCGAACTGATAAAGTATTGGGTAGCAGGATAAAAAAAGCCAAAGTTTGTGTTGATAGGAGAAAATCCAACCCCCTTATTGACCGGATACGTAGCGGGACACACCACTGA